In Acropora muricata isolate sample 2 chromosome 13, ASM3666990v1, whole genome shotgun sequence, the DNA window ttaacaaaaaaagattaatatAAAACGTGTCCAAAATTGGTTGCATTTGACCGGCATGCAGGGTTGAAGACAGGGCAAGCTTTTGCTGAGTTCTGTGTATTAATGCAATTTAATAGGACTGGTTGCATAGGGTTTGATGTGTACAGATGCTAACATAGTTGCCCTGTGAAGTGTGAATGTAGCTTACAATAAACTCACTAGTCTGGTGCAATGATTTGATTTACAAGGGCCATGGCACTGGAAATGAGGATGCATTCCGTCACAACTACGCTCGTTTAGCAGAGATAAGGTCAATTTTGAAGAGAGATACTCCTTCCATAGCAttaacagcaacagcaacagcagAGGAAGTTAGGAAAACTATCATTAAGGATTTGGCAATGAAAGACTGTGTGCAGCTAGTCACAGTTCCCAACAAACAGAACATTAGgttctctgtgtcatctgtTGATCCTGACGACCTTGAAAAGGTGTTTCATTGGCTCATTGATGAGCTCaagtcaaaacaaagaaaaactcaAAAGGTGTTAATCTTTTGTAGACGGAGGGCACATGTAAAGGAGCTTTATGAAACTTTCCACGAGGCTCTAGGATGCAACAGCTAGTTTCTTCCCACTGGCAAAGAACTAAGGGATGACAGAACTAGGACTCTTTGCAATGTATCATAAGAAGACACACCCTCTAGTGAAAGAAGTAGTTGAAAGGGAATTTTGCAAAATGGAAGGTTCAGTGCGAGTGGTGTTCTGTACCATTGCATTTGGGATGGGTGTAAATGTCGCAGGTGCATACCTTGCCCTTCATTTTGGGCCCTCGAATTGCCTTGATGACTATCTACAAGAGGTTGGTCGAATTGGTCGGAGCAGTGAAAAGCAGAGTCATGCTGTACTCCTTACATACCCAGGGTGTGCAAGGAGCAAAAACATTACCAGTGGGATGAAGGACTATATACGAAATAGAGATGTATGCAGGCGTTCCTTATTGATGCAGCCATTTCTTGCTATCCAAGAACATCAGCCCAGAGAAACCTTACTGGAATCGCATTTGTGTTGTGATGTCTGTGTTAAGACGTGCAGGTGTTTGTGTTTGTGCAAAAGTGTATGCACTTTTGACATTGTTTGCAACAGTGAGGCATTCTTTTCACCAATGGAAGCAAACTCTGAGAGTGCCAGTGTCAAGATGACGTTAGCTGAAAGTGGAAGTGCAAATCAATCACCGTCGGCCCCTAACACGCAAGTACAGGTAATGCAAAAACAATTTCATGAGGAACTTATGCGGTACAGATCGAAGCTTGCTTTGGAAATACCAGAAGAAAAATTACTTACAGGCATGGACATTGCCACTGGTTTCTCAAGATCTTTGGTGGAAAATATTGTAAGCAATGTCTCCCAACCATGAAAAACATGTTCAACTTTTTTGATGAAGATCATGCAATTCAAGCTTGGCAAATTTTGAATGATCTGAAAGCAAACATTGCAACGTCAGCTGATGACGAAGAAATTCAGCCTTTTTCCAGTTATGAATGTCAACATAGCTCTGATGAAGACACTGATGACAGtgaaatttacataagaaagcGAATTTGCCACATAAGCTACAGTGATTCAGATGACAGTGAGtgattttattctttatttataTCACTGTTTCATTACCACCAAAGTTAGATGGTATGTTTGTACACTTGTCAATGCCAAGAATATAcagaaagatgaaaaaaaaactgattttgaGGTTTTTTCTCAACATATGACCCATATTCCAAATTTTGGTCTTGACAGTTTTCTTCTTGGCAACCCATACAACCTTACAGTCTTGTTGTCAttacttaagaaaaaaaaagaagaaaaaaatgtcttgcTCCTTCTTCAAAAATTGTAGGCAGTGTGTGTGGCGTAGATGAGCGCTCGAGAAGTCATACGACCTCTGTCATTCCTTTGTCATTATGCGACAAAGATATAAAAAGTCACATGAAGAGTTTGCAGTTTTCCGGAGTTTCAACAGAAGCCGATTTGATATTAGCTAGATGCGGTATTTTCGAGAGAACCGagagtttttcaaaaatgacTATTTGCCCATTCCATCGATCGAGTCTTGGGATTGGATGGAAAAGAATTAGCAAATTATGCTGTGTGCCACGGACAGCGTCCAGTCACAGTAAGGAAACGGATAAAGCACCACAAGCAGAAAGGGGAATAAATTTGGTTAACTCGATCAAGCTGCTTGAGCTAGCAAAAGAGCTTATCCCTGTTGGTTCAGGGAACTGATTTGATTAAAAGATATATTTACTACTGTATTAGGTCATTTGTAGCCTCTTTCTTTTTATGTGCAATAACCAAGACTAGTTGTCCCGCTTTGGTCGCCATTTTCTTAGGGTATGCAGACATTTCAAAACAAGTAAAGCCCTCTGCGGTAAAAACAGttctaaaattaaaaagatagGGCTAAAGGTTGACTCAAGAATCATATGGCCTATGGAGGATCAGGATCACAGGTTCCTGATAAAAATAGTAATGACgataatgacaataatgatgatgttgatgatgatgatgatgatgataatgataacaattcAACGGGGGCCCACAGTTTTTACAATGCTTAGCATATTTCTTACCATGCAGAGtcttgttaaaaaaacaaaggcaaaaaaaaatgacaggaaTGAAATAAACCGGCCGGcacaaaaaaaggagaaatgttTTTTAAGAATGTAAAGGTTGGTAAAGGTTTGGTTGTACAACTGAAAATAAATACTTGTAATCGCACTGATTCTTGTAAATGACTTGAAGTCAATATTTCAGTGTAAAAAGTAAAGCCGTGGATACATATTCAATACTTGTTTACTTGATTACTTGGCCAAGATTACTTGGCCTTGTTTACTTGGCCAAGGAACCACTGGAGTGAAAGCAAGTTATGTTGCAGCCAAAACTTCACGCACCACTTCTGTCAAGTGGGATGGCATCAGTCTGCTCAATAATTTCCAGTATGAAGAAAGTGGAGTAAGAGCTTGGAGAGCGTTTAATGTAGGTCCGGGTAAGGTTTTCCATGGGCCACCTTTGACGGAGCGGCACAGTTGCCAGAACCGTTGCAAGTCCTAGACCCATCATCCCAGAGTGTCAGTGGAAAACCAACTTTCAGAACTGTGAGGCACAGATATGTAAAGAAAACGTCTGTGGATTCTTCTGCTGAATCCTTATCTGAGGACAGTGTTACTGAACAGGAGGAACCAATGCTCTTTCCTTGCCCTGAAGAAGGATGCGTTAAAGCGTACAGCCACTTTACCTACCTGCAGGCACACCTTGATACAGGAAGGCTCAAAATGGTACTGGAACAGGAAACCCTGTacgataaagccatgaaactgTACGCTGGCAAGCTGACAGAGGGGCACGTGCGAATTCCTTCTCTTGAGAGTAATATGCAAACTGGTGATGGATAATCTCCGCTTAAAAAGGGATGGGCCTTGAAGACCATCAAAAAAAGGGCGCGGTTTTCGGACAAGCAAAGACATTATCTATCAGAAACAGTTTCAGAAAGGAGAGGAAAGTGGGCGCAAATGTCACCCGCAAGAAGTTTGAAATCCATGGGCTTGGAACGAGACCAGGGAGGGGCACGAATATTTCACCCCGATGAAGTACTTACTGCACAACAGCTTACTAGTTTCTTTAGTCGTTTGGCAGCaaagaaacaattattggaGACAACACCAACGGAAAGCGATAATGACGGTAATGACTCAGCAGCCGAAGTAGAAGCTCATCACTCCACTCTGTGCACAAATGTCATGCAAGATGTCTCTCCCCAGCATCCGGTTGTATCATCCGCTTTCAATGTATGTGAGCTTGTTCGAAGGGACAAACTGAAATCGTTGAGTGTGGATGAGCTTAAAGGAATCTGCATTAGCCTAGAAATTGATATATCTGACGTGTCGtctaaaaagaggaaaaagccATTCGTTCAACTCTTCGTTGATTTAGTGGGGGAGTGCTCCTGTGCAAAAAGTGAACGCTGATgatgaatttgcataattttttttttattgtaactcAGCCTCGACAGTttgtaacaatatttttttcaagccatcccaataaaatgtttcatttcccaTCGCCCTGTGTCTTGCGATGGTGGGTCGGTCGGtcaggcaaaagaaaaaaaaagtgaatgaaCACTTGAAGGGGTCTGATTCCAGAGAAGGCCGCCCCCCTTCCACTTCAACCCCACCCTTACAAATGGGGACTCTCTTCCTGCCTCGCCGCACACCTGATATGCGTCGATCAATTCGAAACTTCAATATCATGTCCCAAGTATTTGAACTTTTAAGAATTGGCTGGCTGAAACTCCGCCCACCGCAGCGCCACCCTCTCTAAAATGGCCCTCTCCTTTAGCACAAAAAATGGCCTAATATCCAGGTATAACCGACCAGGGAGGGTGGGGGAGGTCGTTGCCAAAGTTTCGATGTAACAACACTGATAAGCACTAATATTTCCATTTGACGCTACGTGAACCTACTTTTCCTTCTGTATGTACATTTCTCCGATTTTTTAAACTGATTTTGTTTGGAAAAAATTAGGTCTTTTCCCAGGATAAAATCATTGTTCCGGTGACGACGTCGGTTGAAATTAAGTGTTGCGTGGGTCATGATGTATCATACCGGTTCTGGAGTTTGACCGTATGGTCGCTTTTTCTGATTTCTGAAACTCAAAAAGAAGACTGTAGAGTTTTACATAGACTTTTGATGGATATAAGTTCGATTTAAATGCGAATCGCGAACGGCTTTTCTCAATGCCGATTGCCGACGAACACCTTCAGCGAGCGCAAGTTGTTCAAGCGACTGCAAATATTTGCTTCCGAAATTCTTCAGTACGTTTATGTCAAAATTCCAATTATGTTTAGTAGAAGGTACGCGAAAAAATGCAATGCATAACATTTAATAGGTTATAGtgcttttaatttgttactttgTTGTATTTCGGGGTGAAGGTTTTGAGTCATTTCACCACAAGGTGACATTGATTTTGTTAATTTCAATATGGCGCCATTTGTGATTTATCGAAATTCCGTTTGTGTTTACGTTGAAAAATTTGGAAAGGTCCCAGGAAAATAAACGCTTGTCACGAAGAACTGTCTTCGAAGAGTCCCTGCACCGAAAATGGTAGATTTTGAGGCACTACCACATGCATTTTTGCCCAGTTTATTTTGGTCAATGTTTtgagtaatttttaaatttggtgAAAGTTGCCTTCGTAATCGATCTATCACtccttcaaaaacaaaatcaagacaTCCAACATTACCATATCTTAAATCTTAAAGACccaatgtatatatatatggttaTGAATGCCTGGATGTGGAATTGTAGTTCACATGCGAACGACCGAGAAAGTGTATAATTTCTAGTTTTCCTCGagtgaattttgcattttgtagGGAGAGTCGATTTTTTGCCGCTTATTCCCGTGAAACTGACTATTTCAAAAAACTAACCCTATTTCACTTTGTTACCTACCCCAAGCTTGCTGTTGACAACGAATAACCCAAATCGATTTTCAGTCCGTGTCcgcgatttttaaaatttctttgatttttagtgacattcactcttaagttgactttcaaaaaacaaatgaTCGGCTTCAATTCTTTCAATGTGCATATCCTGAGTAGTCCAAACAACAAAGTCTGCATGGGTAAATTGTGAAACTCCAAGTTGAAGTTGGACTTGATACGAATATGGATGAGTCCTTTTTAGTTTAAGTCTATCTGTGGATTGTTCCAGACAAATTGAAACTCCTTCTTAACTGCTTCTGAGATTGAGGTATCTTTTATGCAGAAAGGAGACTTGATTTCCACGCACCCCTTGCCATGCCACTGACAATTATAACATTGCTATATGCTAGggcgtgctctgattggctaattttttttatgaaaaagaaatggatggttcATAGAGATGGTTCAGGCTGACGTCATTGTCGCTGAAATTCCTTGCCAGCAAGAGTTTCTTCTCGCAACCTTTTtcgagaaaaattaaatttagcagTCACTTATGGCTAGCAATTACCCAACATTTGAGATAGGGTTACTCGATGACATTCCAGAGTTAGATAACGTGTCTGAAATGGTTGAAACATCGGAAACATCAGATAAGTCGAAAGATCAACAACTGAGCGAAAGTGCTACCGGGGAAAACAACCGCTTCGCAAATTTATCCGAGCGGGATTTGGAGAAAATTTTCGAGGATAAAGAATCAAAGAAGACCAAGAAAAACATTAACTGGTGTGTTTCCACGGTCAATAGTTATTTTCTTACATGAAGAAAAAGCGACTTTTCTGCGTGAAAAATGTCCTGCTATGTTATAAAAGAACTGGACAATGCCTAGCTAGCatccatccaattcgggatgcacttggatagttgggagagcacttAGGTAGCTTATAGAGAGgctctcggctgcgcctcgaccatctcttacgctacctttgtgctctcccaactatccgcgtgcatcccgaattggatggacgctcGCTAGGTATTGTCCATTCCTTAAAAGGATATTCCATCTGCTGAAGCACCAAGTTGAGGATGAAGAGGGTTGATCATCAGGCCAGACTCTTTTACATGGAAATCTGCATGGTTCTCTTTCATAAtctaaaaatatagaaaaataaaaaaaattggaaaacccATGTTAAGTTTAGATCAGTTTTTAAGCCtctttttagcaattttatagAATTATGAACACTGATCAACAAAAGAGCAATAAAAAACAAGTACACATTTGTTCATAACTTCTTTTATAAGAATAATGTTTACCTTTGCATATTGCTGTAATGCTGTCTTTCATGTTTACAGCCCCAGTCAGTAGCTTTTGAATGGAATTTCTTTGTTCCATAacaaatttctttcaccaaagATATGGATGGTGATGTAGGTTTAGTTTTGCACGCATCGTAGAATTTGCTTGCTGTAATCCTTCCAGATCAAACCTAAACAAAGATTTGATTTGCTTTGGGACCGTGTAAATTCTTCTGCAATCTTAACTTGCTTACTGGTACACGACATGGATGTAAATATATCTCTTGACTTTCTTACTAAGTCATCATAAGTttgttcaattaagtttcaTCATAAAGATCTGGCAAATGTCGAGGTAGGTCAAGTGTTTCCACCTTTGGTAAGTACTCTTGATTGTAAAGAGGAAGCAATGCATTAATTGCAGGTTTAATACGAGTACCATGTAAACTTTCATAAAATGTTTTGATTTGATCTTGCGATGGTACAGATGATGGGTTCTTTGGAAATTGCTTGAACAGCCATCGTGCCAATTTTTTTCTGTGCCTGAACATTGAGGCAACTAATATCCTGATATTTTGTCAtcaagtttccttttctttcgcTTAGCTAGCATGATGTGACATCGATACTACAATCAGCTCTTCgtacggcaaaaaaaaaaaaaaaaaacacactttTAACCACAGTTGGCATTAACCATTTTGCAGGGAAGCAAAGGTACAATGTCTGTGGCTTCTCTTATTCGAACGCCAGCCTTCTACAAGGCAAACAACACGGCTCCAACATGTGAAATCATACTTCTCCCAGACCCGCTAAACAGTTACAATGTGCAGGTTTTTGTCCCATCCACCTTAGCAGCTATCCACTGGCTTTAAAAAGGTGTTTTGTTGAGTCGCTGAGAATGATTAACCTACGCATACAAACAGCATATCAATAAGATACTATGTCATTCGTACAGGACGATGATTtcataatgaaaaaaacattcaaCAATATTTACTGCATATATTTGTTTAGACTCTTCTTCtccatgatattttttttttttttttttttttttttttttttttttttttttttttttttttctcttttttttttttttttttttttttttttttaaaacaaattcgTGTAGTATCAATTTTACTGTGGAGATTCGCTTCACTAGCTTCGCACGCACAGTGTGAAAAAACTTTACAAATCCAATTCTTGCGCCATTTTTGAATGGATATAACTTCTGTTTCAGTGTGTTCGCGCAGTTCATTGATGACTGTGGTTACAGCCTTGTCAATGGTTTGACGATCTTATTGCCGAGTTACCAATCCCCTCTACCGAATTTGCGATACCCTTATCCgaattttgattgaaaaaattttatcaattaattaatCGCCCGCCCAACTACCCAAGTTAGGTAAGTGGTCGTTTCACACCAAAGGAGTAAAATTACCTCAAAAACACGCCTATTTCTAAGTTCTTTGACTCGACAACTGAGCACACAGCTAGTAGTCATGGAAGAATTGCAGTGGTCGACATGCCTTACCATGAGTAGGCACCTCTACTTGGCGTACGCTGCTCATCCTGTAGGGCCTTGCAGTGAAGTGTTAGTTTGTTCTGTTCTGCTGCGATGGCTGACCAGTGGTGGTCTTGAAGAATATGTGACGGGTGAACCGTTTGCGCACTAGGATCTGATGTGTCTCGTGCCTGGGTCTTTCGACGACATGAATGATGCTGGAGAATGGAAGAGGAGACTTNNNNNNNNNNNNNNNNNNNNNNNNNNNNNNNNNNNNNNNNNNNNNNNNNNNNNNNNNNNNNNNNNNNNNNNNNNNNNNNNNNNNNNNNNNNNNNNNNNNNaaaaagccataaccagccacaaacttaggaacgatttttagttagtagttgtttaaaaaaggccaagatttacaaatgggcctgtctttgatcacagcaaagagaaaggaccgacactcgtttggttcctgtctttgtaatccgtggatatcttgcttttttgaggccatccagatctagctttaccctatagtgtttgctaagaggttgatctgttagtctgttgaagtattttgttaaaaattgatcgtgatttatcaaaagatagttgttgttttttattacatgattgacttgcttcggttgtttcagaagagaaggtttgttttgtcaagcgagcatgaaaatcaaaatgtcgccactatcggtacactgttagatcaactcatgttaaggtgtaaataagaacgtcttgctcgcttttcacagtgtctgccacgtacttgatagagataagacgagaagttTAGGagataaaatgctctaaaaaagccataaccagacacaaacttaggaacgattattagttagtagttgtttaaaaaaggccaagatttacaaatggtcctgtctttgatcacagcaaagagaaaggaccgacactcgtttggttcctgtctttgtaatccgtggatatcttgcctttctgaggccatccagatctagctttaccctatagtgtttgctaagaggttgatctgttagtctgttgaagtattttgttaaaaaattgatcgtgatttatcaaaagatagttgttgttttttattacatgattgacttgcttcggttgtttcagaagagaagttttgttttgtcaagcgagcatgaaaatcaaaatgtcgccactatcggtacactgttagatcaactcatgtaaagctgtaaataagaacgtcttgctcgcttttcacagtgtctgccacgtacttgatagagataagacgagaagcttaggaaataaaatgctttaaaaagccataaccagacacaaacttaggaacgattattagttagtagttgtttaaaaaaggccaagatttacaaatggtcctgtctttgatcaaggcaaagagaaaggaccgacactcgtttggttgctgtctttgtaatccgtggatatcttgcttttctgaggccatccagatctagctttactctatagtgtttgctaagaggttgatctgttagtctgttgaagtattttgttaaaaattgatcgtgatttatcaaaagatagttgttgttttttgttacatgattgacttgcttcggttgtttcagaagagaagttttgttttgtcaagcgagcatgaaaatcaaaatgtcgctactatcggtactctgttagatcaactcatgttaagctgtaaataagaacgtcttgctcgcttttcacagtgtctgccacgtacttgatagagataagacgagaagttTAGGagataaaatgctctaaaaaagccataaccagacacaaacttaggaacgattattagttagtagttgtttaaaaaaggccaagatttacaaatggtcctgtctttgatcacagcaaagagaaaggaccgacactcgtttggttgctgtctttgtaatccgtggatatcttgcctttctgaggccatccagatctagctttaccctatagtgtttgctaagaggttgatctgttagtctgttgaactattttgttaaaaattgatcgtgatttatcaaaagatagttgttgttttttattacatgattgacttgcttcggttgtttcagaagagaagttttgttttgtcaagcgagcatgaaaatcaaaatgtcgctactatcggtacactgttagatcaactcatgttaagctgtaaataagaacgtcttgctcgcttttcacagtgtctgccacgtacttgatagaggtaagacgagaagcttcggaaataaaatgctctaaaaagccataaccagacacaaacttaggaacgattattagttagtagttgtttaaaaaaggccaagatttacaaatggtcctgtctttgatcacagcaaagagaaaggaccgacacttgtttggttgctgtctttgtaatccgtggatatcttgcctttctgaggccatccagatctagctttactctatagtgtttgctaataggttgatctgttagtctgttgaagtattttgttaaaaattgatcgtgatttatcaaaagatagttgttgttttttattacatgattgacttgcttcggttgtttcagaagagaagttttgttttgtcaagcgagcatgaaaatcaaaatgtcgctactatcggtactctgttagatcaactcatgttaagctgtaaataagaacgtcttgctcgcttttcacagtgtctgccacgtacttgatagagataagacgagaagttTAGGagataaaatgctctaaaaaagccataaccagacacaaacttaggaacgattattagttagtagttgtttaaaaaaggcca includes these proteins:
- the LOC136895460 gene encoding ATP-dependent DNA helicase Q1-like → MTELGLFAMYHKKTHPLVKEVVEREFCKMEGSVRVVFCTIAFGMGVNVAGAYLALHFGPSNCLDDYLQEVGRIGRSSEKQSHAVLLTYPGCARSKNITSGMKDYIRNRDVCRRSLLMQPFLAIQEHQPRETLLESHLCCDVCVKTCRCLCLCKSVCTFDIVCNSEAFFSPMEANSESASVKMTLAESGSANQSPSAPNTQVQVMQKQFHEELMRYRSKLALEIPEEKLLTGMDIATGFSRSLVENIVSNVSQP